GCCGACCGGTGGCGAGGCGGCGCTGCGGGCACGGCTGCGGTCGGCACTCGCCGAGGTCCTGCCGGCCTACATGGTCCCGGCAGCCTTCCACGCGGTGGAACGGCTGCCCGTCACCCCCGGCGGAAAGCTCGACCGCAAGGCCGTGCCGGAAACCGGGACCCCGGCGAGGACGGCCGACGACGACGACCGTCCGGTGCAGCAGGGGATGGCCCAGTTGTGGGGCCAGATCCTGGATGTGGACTACGTCCGTCCGCAGGACGACTTCTTCGAGCTGGGCGGCAACTCGCTGCTGGCCATGGAGATGCTTGCCCGGACCCGCGTCATATACGGCATCGGCATCACACAGATCCGCGACCTGACCCGTTCACTGCTGCGGCATCCGACGCTCGCCGCGTTCACTGAATCCGTGCGCCAGGCACGTGCCGGCACACTGGCCCACCCGGAGGGCGGGAGTGTCGACTTCGCCGCCGAGACCGATCGGCGCGTTCCGGCGGTAGGCCGTGGCACGCCGGCTCCGCACCCCCGGCACCCAGGCGACGTACTCCTCACCGGAGCGACGGGGTTCTGCGGCGCGCACATGATCGACGAGCTGCTGCGCAGGACGACGGGACGTATCCTCTGCCTGGTCAGGGCCTCCGACGAGCAGCACGGTATGGAGCGGATCCGCGCCAGCCATCAGCGGTACGTCCTCAGCGATCTGTCCAGCGCGCGCGTCCAGCCGGTCGTCGGCGACCTGGGCAAACCCGGACTGGGGCTGCCTCCCGGCCGGTTCGAGGAGCTGGGATCCACCATCGATGCCGTCTACCACTTCGGCGGCCAGGTCAACTTCATCTACCCGTACCACGAGTTGCGCGCGGCCAACGTCGACGGAACATACGAGCTCATCCGCCTCGCCGCCGGCCGGGCCGTCCCCGTCCACTTCACCTCCAGCATGGCGGTGCTCGCCGGATTCGGACCGGCCGGCGTGCGCCAGGTGACGGAGCACACGCCGCTGCGCTTCCCCGAGTATCTGTCGGTGGGATACGTGGAGACCAAATGGGTCGGCGAGGTCTTGCTGAAGAAGGCGTCCGAGGCGGGCCTGCCGGTCGTCGTCTACCGCCTGATGGACATCACGGGGAGCAGCGAAACCGGCGCGATGAACACCAGCAGCGAGATGGCCGCCCTCTTCGGCTTCATCGCGCGGACCGGGCTGTGCCCTGACGTCCGGCTGCCGCTGGACTTCCTGCCGGCCGACCACCTCACCCGCGCGATCGGACACATCTCCACCCGCCTTCCCGCTCGCGGCGAGGTCTACCACCTCACCAACCCCCGTCCCACGCTTCTGGGTTCGCTCGCCGAGCGCCTGCGTCAGCGGGGTTGCCCGGTCCAGGAGATCCCCTACGCCGAGTGGGTCGCCGCTGTGGTGAAGTACGCGGCCGGACACTCCTCCGACCCGTTGACCCCGTTCGTCCCGCTCTTCGTCGACCGGTGCCACCACGCCGATATCACCGTGAGCGAGATGTACTTCCAGGGCGTGTTCCCGGAGTTCACCCGCACCAACGGGGAGCGGGCGATGAGGGACGCCGGGATCGACGTTCCGCCGGTGGACGCGGAGATGATGGACCGCTACATCGACTTCCTCCAGCAGTCCGACTACGTCCGGCCGGAGAAGAGCGGAGGGCAGGGAGCGGCGCGATGGTGAGCTGGTGCCCTGACTGGGAGGCGCTGGACGTACGGGAAGCGGCCCCCGACGGTCCGGTGGCCTTCTGCGCCGACCTCTCTCCCGCCGGCCTCCTGGCGGCGTACCGCGCCGGCGTCTATCCCTTCCCGGCGTCCGACGAGTACGTCCGCGCCCTCAACGAGGTGGTCTTCGCCGATCAGGTCCAGGACGGCCGCATCCGGCTCGTGGGCAAGGACGCAGGGGAGGAAGCGGCCGATCCCTACGCCGTCTCCTGGTGGTCGCCCGACCCCAGGCCGGTGCTGCCCGTCACGGCCGCGCACCTCAGCCGGAGCCTCGCCCGGCGGCTGCGCAACCGGCTGCCGTGGTCGACCAGCATGGACCTGCGGTTCGAGCAGGTCGTCCGCGAATGCCGCGCCGGCCGCACCCCCTTGTGGCTCACCGAAGAGCTGATCGCGAGCCTGGTCCGCCTCCATGATCTGGGTCATGCCCACAGCGTCGAGGTGTGGGAGGAAGGCGAGCTGGTCGGCGGCGTCTTCGGCCTGAAGGTCGGGCCGGTCTTCAGCATGGACTCGATGTTCTTCCATCGCCCCGGCGCATCGAAGGTCGCGGTGGCCGACCTCGCGGTGCGCTTCGCACAGGCCGGGGGTGTGCTGCTCGACGCTCAGCGGGACAGCCCGCACGTCCGCGACCTGGGCGGCATTCTGATACCGCGGGAGCAGTACCTGCGACACCTCCGCCGCACCACGCTCGACAGCCTCCCGATGCCCACCGCCACCCTGCCCGCCCGCCGCCTCACCCCGTCGACGGGGTCGCACTGACCCCGTTCCGCGCGCTGCCGCTCGTCGCCGGACGCGGCACCGGTGACGGCCTGCCGCACCGGCGTCTCGCCGACGGTTCGGGACCATACGTCGGTGCTACTCCTTCATGGTCGGCCGCCGGGCGGAGCCCGTGCAGCCCTGCGGGTTGAGCCGCTGGAAGTGCCAGGCGTCCCGGCACATGTCGGACAGGTCACGCGTGGGACGCCAGCTCCAGGCGCGGGCCACGGCTGACGCGTCGGCGACGAGTTCGGCGACGTCCCCCGGCCGCCTGGGCGCGACCTCGTACGGGATGCTCCGGCCGCACGCCTCGGAGAACGCGGCGACGACCTCCAGCACCGAACTGCCCCTGCCGAGGCCGAGGTTGTACACGTGCATGCCCGGCGCGTCGGCGACATGATCGAGTGCGAGGCGGTGCGCCTCCACGGTGTCCAGGACGTGGAGGTAGTCGCGGATCGCGGTCCCGTCGGGCGTGGGGTAGTCGTCGCCGTAGACGCGCAGCCGTTCCCGGCGGCCGACGGCGACCTGGGCGACGTACGGCATGAGGTTGTCGGGCGTGCCGCGCGGGTCCTCGCCGAGCAGACCGCTGGGATGGGCGCCGGCCGGGTTGAAGTACCGCAGGCACAGCACCGTGTACTCGGGGCGGCGGTTGCAGACGTCGGCGAGGATCTGCTCGCAGAGCCACTTGGAGGCCGCGTACGGGTTGGTGGGGCGGGCCGGGGCGGTCTCGTCGAGCGGGCCGGGGCCCGCGTCGCCGTAGATCGAGCAGGAGGAGGAGAACACCATCCTGTGCACGCCGTGTTCGTGCATCGTGCGCAGCAGTGACGTGGTGCCGCCGACGTTCGTGTCGTAGTACTCGACGGGCATCCTGGTCGACTCGCTCACCGACTTGTGCGCCGCGAAGTGCACGACGGCGTCCACCGGATGCCGGTCGAATACGGCCGACAGCGCGCGCCGGTCCCGGATGTCCAGTTCGTAGACCGCGCCGACGAAACGCCCGGCGAGCCGCTCGACGCGCGCGAAGACCTGTGGCGTGCTGTTGGAGTAGTCGTCGACCACGATCACTTCGTAGCCGTGGTCGAGGAGCTCCACGCAGGCGTGGCTGCCGATGAAACCGGCCCCGCCCGTGACGAGGACGGTCGAGGGTGCCCAGGAGGATCCGGCTCCTCGAGCGGTCGGCGTCTGGTTCCTGCGGGCCATGCCAGGCTCCCGCGTGGGGGCGGTCGGACACCGTATATTTACGGTGTGTATGTACGACTTTGCACCCGGGCTCGAGGTCCGGTCAAGGCCTGACCAGCAATTGGAAGTCGAACGTGTAGCGCGAGGCCCGGTAGATGTGCGTTCCGTACTCGACCGGGCGCCCGGTGTCGTCGTACGCCGTGCGCTGCATGGTGAGCAGCGCCGCGCCCTCCTCCTCGTCCAGTCGCGCGGCCTCCTGAGCGGTGGCCGCGCGGGCACTGACGCGCTGCCGGGCGCTGTGCAGCGTGATGCCCGCCGAGCGCATCATCCGGTACAGGCCCGTCGACTCCAGGCGGGCGTCGTCGAGGTCCACGAGGGACGCCGGAAGGTAGTTGCGCAGCAGGGCCATCGGCTGGCCGTGCGTGCAGCGCAGCCGGTCCAGGACGGTGACCTCGCTGCCCTCCGCGACGCCGAGCGCCGCCGCCACGTCGCAGGAGGCCGCGACGACCTCGTTGCGCACGACCTGCGTGGTGGGCCCCTGCCCGGCCTCCTCCAGGTCGTCGTAGAGGCTGCTCAGCTCCAGCGGGCGCTTGACCTGGCTGTGCACCACCTGCGTGCCCACCCCGCGCCGCCGGACCAGCAGCCCCTTGTCGACGAGGGACTGGATGGCCTGGCGGACGGTGGGGCGGGACAGCCCGAGGCGTACAGAGAGGTCGACCTCGTTGCCCAGGAGGTCCCCCGGGGTGAGGACCCCGTGCTCGATCGCCGCCTCCAGCTGCCGGGCGAGCTGGTAGTACAGCGGCACGGGACTGCCCCGGTCCAGGGCGAAGTCCACCGAGCTGAGCGCAGGGGCGGCCGCGGTGCGGGCCCGGTCACCGGTCCTCGCCATGGATGGTCCCCCCTTCGGGCGTCAGGAGTTGCTCGGGAAGCCGAGGTTGATGCCGCCCGCGTCGGCCGGGTCCGGCCAGCGGGTGGTGATGACCTTGCCCTGGGTGTAGAAGGCGATGCCGTCGTTGCCGTAGACGTGCAGGTCGCCGAAGAGCGAGTCCTTCCAGCCGCCGAAGGAGTGGTAGCCGACCGGGACCGGGATCGGCACGTTGACGCCGACCATGCCCGCCTTGACCTCCAGCTGGAAGCGGCGGGCGGCGCCGCCGTCCCGGGTGAAGATCGCGGTGCCGTTGCCCCAGCGGGAGTCGTTGATCAGCTTGATGGCCTCTTCGTACGTCTCCGCGCGGACCACGCACAGCACCGGGCCGAAGATCTCGTCCCGGTACGCGTCCGCCGTCAGCGGTACCCGGTCCAGGAGGGAGACGCCGAGGAAGAAGCCGTCCGCGCACTCGGGGTGCCCGTCGACCGAGAAGCCGGTGCCGTCGACGACGACCTCGGCGCCCTGCGCGGCGGCCGACGACACGTAGGACGCCACCTTGTCGCGGTGCTCGCGGGTGATCAGCGGCCCCATCTCGGACGCCGGGTCGTTGCCCGGGCCGATCCTCAGGTTTTTCGCCCGCTCGGCGATCTTGCCGACCAGCTCGTCACCGGTGTCGCCGACCGCGACCACGACCGACACGGCCATGCAGCGCTCGCCCGCAGAGCCGTACGCCGCGTTGATCGCCTGGTCGGCGGCGAGGTCCAGGTCGGCGTCGGGCAGGACCAGCATGTGGTTCTTGGCGCCGCCCAGGGCCTGCACCCGCTTGCCGTGCTCGACCGCCTTGAGCTGGATGTACTTGGCGATCGGGGTCGAGCCGACGAAGGAGACCGCCTCGATGTCCGGGTGCTCCAGGATGCGGTCCACGGCCGTCTTGTCGCCCTGCACGATGTTCAGGACACCGTCCGGCAGGCCCGCCTCGGCCGCCAGCTCGGCCAGGCGGAAGGAGGCCGACGGGTCCTTCTCCGACGGCTTCAGCACGAACGTGTTGCCGCACGCGATGGCCAGCGGGAACATCCACATCGGCACCATCGCCGGGAAGTTGAACGGCGTGATGCCCGCGACCACGCCCAGCGGCTGGCGGATCGAGGCGACGTCGACCCGGGTGGAGACCTGAGTGGACAGCTCGCCCTTGAGCTGGACGGCGATCCCGCACGCGAGCTCGACGATCTCCATGCCGCGCGCGACCTCGCCGAGCGCGTCGGAGTGCACCTTGCCGTGCTCGGCGGTGATCAGTTCGGCGATCTCGTCGCGGTGGGCGTCCAGCAGCTCGCGGTACTTGAACAGGATCGCCGTGCGCCTGGCGAGCGAGGAGGTCCCCCAGGACTCGAAGGCGGTCTTGGCGGAGGCGACGGCGACGTCCACCTCGTCGACGGTCGCGAACGCGACCTGCTTCTCCTGGGCGCCGGTGGCCGGGTTGTAGACGGGGCCGAAGCGGCCGGAGGTGCCCTCGACGGGCTTGCCGTCGATCCAGTGGGTGATGGTCTTCATGGTGCGCAAGGGCCTTTCGTGGAGCATGGGTTCAGCGGGAGTTCGCGGGGAGTCCGCGGGAGTTCAGAGGTGGCGACGGCGTCCGGCGACCTGCCGGTCGTAGCGCTCGCGGGCCTCGACCGCCGCCTCGCGGGAAGCGGTCTCGGCCACCGGCACGTCCCACCAGGCCTCGGCCGGGGGAGCGGTCGGGGCGGGGTCGGTCTCTACGTACACGCACGTCGGCCGGTCGGAGGCACGGGCCGTGGCCAGCGCCTCGCGCAGCTCGCGCACCGTCTTGGCGCGCAGTACGTCCATACCGAGGCTCGCCGCGTTGGCGGCCAGGTCGACGGGCAGCGGGGCGCCGGTGAACGTGCCGTCGGCGGCCCGGAAGCGGTAGGCGGTGCCGAACCGCTCGCCGCCGGTCTCCTCCGACAGACCGCCGATGGAGGCGTAGCCGTGGTTCTGGATGAGGACGATGTTGAGCGGCAGGCCCTCCTGGACGGCCGTGACGATCTCCGTCGGCATCATCAGGTAGGTGCCGTCGCCGACCAGCGCCCACACCGGCGTACCGGGAGCGGCCTGCTGGACGCCGATGCCGGCCGGGATCTCGTAGCCCATGCACGAGTAGCCGTACTCCAGGTGGTACTGGCGCGGGCTGCGGGAGCGCCACAGTTTGTGCAGGTCGCCGGGGAGCGAGCCGGCCGCGTTGATCACCACGTCGTCGTCGCCCACGGCCGCGTCCAGCGCGCCGAGCACCTGCGTCTGGGTCGGGACCGCGCTCTCGTCGTCGGCGCGGTAGGCGGCCTCGACGACCTCGTCCCAGCGCTCCTTTCCGGCGCGGTACGCGGCCTCGTACGCCTCGTCCACCCGGTGGCCGGAGAGCGCCTCCAGCAGCTTTTCGAGGCCGGACTTCGCGTCGCACACCAGCGTGCGCGCGGCCAGCTTGTGTGCGTCGAAGCCGGTGATGTTGAGGTTGAGGAACCGCACGTCCGGGTTCTGGAAGAGCGTGCCGGAGGCCGTGGTGAAGTCCGTGTAGCGGGTGCCCACGCCGATGACGAGGTCGGCGGTGCGGGCGAGGTCGTCGCTGACGGCCGTGCCGGTGTGGCCGATGCCGCCGAGGTCGGCGGGGTGGTCGTGGCGGAGTGATCCCTTGCCCGCCTGGGTCGAGGAGACCGGGATGCCGGTGGCGTCCACGAACGCCTTCAGCGCAGCCTCGGCCTCGCTGTGGTGGACACCGCCGCCCGCGACGATCAGGGGCCGCTCGGCCGACCGGATCGCCTCGACGGCCGCCGTCAGCTCCACCGGGTCCGGCGCGGGACGCCGTACGTACCAGACGCGCTCGGCGAAGAACTCCTCCGGCCAGTCGTACGCCTCCGCCTGCACGTCCTGCGGCAGCGCCAGGGTGACGGCGCCGGTCTCGGCCGGGTCGGCCAGCACACGCATCGCCTGGAGCGCCGACGGGATCAGCGCCTCGGGGCGGGTGATCCGGTCGAAGTACCTGGACACCGGGCGCAGCGTGTCGTTCACCGACACGTCGGCCTCGACCGGGTGCTCGAGCTGCTGGAGCAGCGGGTCGGCCGAGTGCGTGGCGAAGTAGTCGCCGGGCAGGAGCAGGACCGGCAGACGGTTGATCGTCGCCAGGGCCGCGCCGGTGACCAGGTTGGTGGCTCCCGGGCCGATCGAGGTCGTCACGGCCTGCGCGGACAGGCGGTTCAGCTGCCGGGCGTAGCCGACCGCCGCGTGCACCATCGACTGCTCGTTGCGGCCCTGGTGGAACGGCATGACGGCGTCTGGCCCGATGCCTGCCTCCATCAGCGCCTGGCCGACACCCGCCACGTTGCCGTGGCCGAAGATGCCCCAGGTCCCGGCGATCAGCCGGCGCCGCACGCCGTCCCGCTCGGTGTACTGGGCGGACAGGAACCGCACCAGGGCCTGGGCGGTCGTCAGTCGGCGGGTGCGGGCGCTCATGCGGAGGTCTCCGGGGCGGTGTAGAGGGGGAGTCGGGGGTCGACCGGCTGGTCCGGCCAGGTGTCGCGGACCCAGGCGTGGTCGGGGTGGTCGCAGATCAGCCAGGCGCGCTCGGCCTCCGGGCCCGCCATGACGTTGAGGTAGTACATGTGGTGGCCGGGCGTGGCCATCGACGGCCCGTGCCAGCCGTCCGGGATCAGGACGACGTCGCCGTCGCGGACCTCCGCGAGCACGTCGGTGTCACGGCCCGGTCCGGACGGGGAGACGCGCTGGTAGCCGAGGCCGGGGATGCCGTCGTGGCCGGCGAACTCGAAGTAGTAGATCTCCTCCAGCACGGACTCCTCACCCGGCCGGTGCTCGTCGTGCTTGTGCGGCGGGAACGACGACCAGTTGCCGCCCGGGGTGATCACCTCGACCGCGATGAGCTTGTCGCACTCGAAGACCCCGGCCGCGCCGAAGTTGTTGACCTGCCGGGAGCAGTTCCCGGTGCCCCGCAGCTCCACGGGCACCTCGGAGGCGGGTCCGTAGCGGGCGGGCAGCCGGCGGGTGCAGCGCGCGCCGGTCAGCGCGAAGCGGCCGCCAGCGGCGGAGGTCACTCTCGCCCGGGCGTCGCGCGGCACGTACGCGAAGTCGCTGACGCCGCTGAAGACGTCCCGGCGGCCCTGGAGCTCGAAGGTCTCCTGGCCGAAGTCGTCCGTCGCGGCGACCGTGCAGCCGCCGCTGAGAGGGACGACGATCCACTCGCTGTCGCCG
The genomic region above belongs to Streptomyces coeruleorubidus and contains:
- a CDS encoding amino acid adenylation domain-containing protein, encoding MTGRDHLSAESAVLCVVLRNEEEQYAIWPADHRIPAGWHRIGGPASAAWCGSLVERLWTDMRPASVRVGRRPPQPGPGTVPELVRERARRAPSAPAVLSDEGRLDYAELTGRAERLAHELRESGVDAESVVTVCLDRAPELIVALLAVLSSGGAFLPLDPATPRQRMVALVAETGSRLIVSSSEHAPKFSGCSARIVQAGEPATQAPPAGPPAAPGPRVAPGPRPEDLAYVIYTSGSTGPPKGVMITHGSLAHSLTAVARAYELRPGDRVLHAAALGFDTSLEQIFSTLISGATLVLAGTGTWAPTDLLHRLPEQGITVADLTPAVWQRIVSVADRGAILASLRLVIVGGEIVTAKDCRALLRRIPGARLVNAYGLTETTITSTICDLDEEVLAAPDAAVAPVGRPLEGNRVHVLDTELRPVAPGERGEIYIGGPGLARGVRWQPALTAQQFLPDPYGTAPGDRMYRTGDLGRRRSDGNLEVLGRIDDQIKIRGFRVDPAEVEAALVSHPEVGQAMVVARARDKGDRDLIAYYTTTAPPTGGEAALRARLRSALAEVLPAYMVPAAFHAVERLPVTPGGKLDRKAVPETGTPARTADDDDRPVQQGMAQLWGQILDVDYVRPQDDFFELGGNSLLAMEMLARTRVIYGIGITQIRDLTRSLLRHPTLAAFTESVRQARAGTLAHPEGGSVDFAAETDRRVPAVGRGTPAPHPRHPGDVLLTGATGFCGAHMIDELLRRTTGRILCLVRASDEQHGMERIRASHQRYVLSDLSSARVQPVVGDLGKPGLGLPPGRFEELGSTIDAVYHFGGQVNFIYPYHELRAANVDGTYELIRLAAGRAVPVHFTSSMAVLAGFGPAGVRQVTEHTPLRFPEYLSVGYVETKWVGEVLLKKASEAGLPVVVYRLMDITGSSETGAMNTSSEMAALFGFIARTGLCPDVRLPLDFLPADHLTRAIGHISTRLPARGEVYHLTNPRPTLLGSLAERLRQRGCPVQEIPYAEWVAAVVKYAAGHSSDPLTPFVPLFVDRCHHADITVSEMYFQGVFPEFTRTNGERAMRDAGIDVPPVDAEMMDRYIDFLQQSDYVRPEKSGGQGAARW
- a CDS encoding leucyl/phenylalanyl-tRNA--protein transferase, translating into MVSWCPDWEALDVREAAPDGPVAFCADLSPAGLLAAYRAGVYPFPASDEYVRALNEVVFADQVQDGRIRLVGKDAGEEAADPYAVSWWSPDPRPVLPVTAAHLSRSLARRLRNRLPWSTSMDLRFEQVVRECRAGRTPLWLTEELIASLVRLHDLGHAHSVEVWEEGELVGGVFGLKVGPVFSMDSMFFHRPGASKVAVADLAVRFAQAGGVLLDAQRDSPHVRDLGGILIPREQYLRHLRRTTLDSLPMPTATLPARRLTPSTGSH
- the galE gene encoding UDP-glucose 4-epimerase GalE, which codes for MARRNQTPTARGAGSSWAPSTVLVTGGAGFIGSHACVELLDHGYEVIVVDDYSNSTPQVFARVERLAGRFVGAVYELDIRDRRALSAVFDRHPVDAVVHFAAHKSVSESTRMPVEYYDTNVGGTTSLLRTMHEHGVHRMVFSSSCSIYGDAGPGPLDETAPARPTNPYAASKWLCEQILADVCNRRPEYTVLCLRYFNPAGAHPSGLLGEDPRGTPDNLMPYVAQVAVGRRERLRVYGDDYPTPDGTAIRDYLHVLDTVEAHRLALDHVADAPGMHVYNLGLGRGSSVLEVVAAFSEACGRSIPYEVAPRRPGDVAELVADASAVARAWSWRPTRDLSDMCRDAWHFQRLNPQGCTGSARRPTMKE
- a CDS encoding GntR family transcriptional regulator, encoding MARTGDRARTAAAPALSSVDFALDRGSPVPLYYQLARQLEAAIEHGVLTPGDLLGNEVDLSVRLGLSRPTVRQAIQSLVDKGLLVRRRGVGTQVVHSQVKRPLELSSLYDDLEEAGQGPTTQVVRNEVVAASCDVAAALGVAEGSEVTVLDRLRCTHGQPMALLRNYLPASLVDLDDARLESTGLYRMMRSAGITLHSARQRVSARAATAQEAARLDEEEGAALLTMQRTAYDDTGRPVEYGTHIYRASRYTFDFQLLVRP
- a CDS encoding CoA-acylating methylmalonate-semialdehyde dehydrogenase, whose translation is MKTITHWIDGKPVEGTSGRFGPVYNPATGAQEKQVAFATVDEVDVAVASAKTAFESWGTSSLARRTAILFKYRELLDAHRDEIAELITAEHGKVHSDALGEVARGMEIVELACGIAVQLKGELSTQVSTRVDVASIRQPLGVVAGITPFNFPAMVPMWMFPLAIACGNTFVLKPSEKDPSASFRLAELAAEAGLPDGVLNIVQGDKTAVDRILEHPDIEAVSFVGSTPIAKYIQLKAVEHGKRVQALGGAKNHMLVLPDADLDLAADQAINAAYGSAGERCMAVSVVVAVGDTGDELVGKIAERAKNLRIGPGNDPASEMGPLITREHRDKVASYVSSAAAQGAEVVVDGTGFSVDGHPECADGFFLGVSLLDRVPLTADAYRDEIFGPVLCVVRAETYEEAIKLINDSRWGNGTAIFTRDGGAARRFQLEVKAGMVGVNVPIPVPVGYHSFGGWKDSLFGDLHVYGNDGIAFYTQGKVITTRWPDPADAGGINLGFPSNS
- the iolD gene encoding 3D-(3,5/4)-trihydroxycyclohexane-1,2-dione acylhydrolase (decyclizing), coding for MSARTRRLTTAQALVRFLSAQYTERDGVRRRLIAGTWGIFGHGNVAGVGQALMEAGIGPDAVMPFHQGRNEQSMVHAAVGYARQLNRLSAQAVTTSIGPGATNLVTGAALATINRLPVLLLPGDYFATHSADPLLQQLEHPVEADVSVNDTLRPVSRYFDRITRPEALIPSALQAMRVLADPAETGAVTLALPQDVQAEAYDWPEEFFAERVWYVRRPAPDPVELTAAVEAIRSAERPLIVAGGGVHHSEAEAALKAFVDATGIPVSSTQAGKGSLRHDHPADLGGIGHTGTAVSDDLARTADLVIGVGTRYTDFTTASGTLFQNPDVRFLNLNITGFDAHKLAARTLVCDAKSGLEKLLEALSGHRVDEAYEAAYRAGKERWDEVVEAAYRADDESAVPTQTQVLGALDAAVGDDDVVINAAGSLPGDLHKLWRSRSPRQYHLEYGYSCMGYEIPAGIGVQQAAPGTPVWALVGDGTYLMMPTEIVTAVQEGLPLNIVLIQNHGYASIGGLSEETGGERFGTAYRFRAADGTFTGAPLPVDLAANAASLGMDVLRAKTVRELREALATARASDRPTCVYVETDPAPTAPPAEAWWDVPVAETASREAAVEARERYDRQVAGRRRHL
- the iolB gene encoding 5-deoxy-glucuronate isomerase, producing MTYHLPAGKALGGPYIVDVTPEKAGWGHSSLRVLELPPGGTHSFDTGDSEWIVVPLSGGCTVAATDDFGQETFELQGRRDVFSGVSDFAYVPRDARARVTSAAGGRFALTGARCTRRLPARYGPASEVPVELRGTGNCSRQVNNFGAAGVFECDKLIAVEVITPGGNWSSFPPHKHDEHRPGEESVLEEIYYFEFAGHDGIPGLGYQRVSPSGPGRDTDVLAEVRDGDVVLIPDGWHGPSMATPGHHMYYLNVMAGPEAERAWLICDHPDHAWVRDTWPDQPVDPRLPLYTAPETSA